A single Candidatus Methylomirabilota bacterium DNA region contains:
- the groES gene encoding co-chaperone GroES — MPQTKRTTPTLQPLHDRVLVKRIEEEQARRGGIIIPDSAKEKPQEGKVIAVGKGRVSETGKKNPLDVKTGDRVLFGKYAGSEVKLDGEEYLIMKEEDVLGILAS, encoded by the coding sequence ATGCCTCAGACGAAACGGACGACACCGACCCTACAACCATTGCACGACCGCGTCCTCGTCAAGCGAATCGAGGAGGAACAGGCTCGACGCGGCGGCATCATCATCCCGGACAGCGCCAAGGAGAAGCCGCAGGAAGGGAAAGTCATCGCGGTCGGCAAGGGCAGAGTATCCGAGACCGGCAAGAAGAACCCGCTCGACGTCAAGACGGGGGACCGCGTGCTCTTCGGCAAGTACGCCGGCAGCGAGGTCAAGCTCGACGGTGAGGAGTATCTCATCATGAAGGAGGAAGACGTCCTCGGCATCCTCGCTTCCTGA
- a CDS encoding response regulator, whose amino-acid sequence MNDLLNNPTILNSPTIAIVDDDASMRRSLLRVVRSAGYRAEMFASAREFLEWLPGNRAACLVLDVHMNEMNGFELQERLAVPIIFITAHDDAPTVARIERSGAAGHLQKPFDPSAVLSAIRQALRVSHDRIGGRESGGLTDGTIQATDPLSPPSSCEGSGGDGGGKP is encoded by the coding sequence GTGAACGACCTTCTGAACAACCCGACCATTCTGAACAGCCCGACCATTGCAATTGTGGACGACGACGCCTCGATGCGTCGCTCGCTCCTTCGGGTCGTGCGGTCGGCCGGCTATCGGGCCGAGATGTTCGCGTCGGCCCGGGAGTTTCTCGAGTGGCTGCCTGGGAACCGTGCGGCCTGCCTCGTGCTCGACGTACACATGAACGAGATGAACGGGTTCGAGTTGCAGGAACGTCTGGCCGTCCCGATCATCTTCATCACGGCCCATGACGACGCCCCGACCGTCGCGCGCATCGAGAGGTCCGGTGCCGCCGGTCACCTGCAGAAGCCCTTCGATCCGTCCGCCGTGCTGAGCGCGATCCGCCAGGCCCTCCGGGTGAGCCACGATCGAATCGGCGGCCGGGAGAGCGGTGGGTTGACGGACGGAACGATTCAGGCGACCGATCCGCTCTCGCCTCCCTCGTCGTGCGAGGGGTCCGGCGGAGACGGCGGAGGAAAGCCATAG
- a CDS encoding ATP-binding protein, protein MGLPWHLGVDVPVVVLGTVLILWLLRHRAVSRHAQRLLKDRLRFETQLSELSAKLIHIEASGLDAALEAALRQMVTFLEADRGNLDEYRDGAHGIRVSWAEPDVAPLPAILAVDHLLWTADTLRRGAVVRFSRTDELPPEATMDRMGYERLGTRSHLSIPLQAGGPVLGVLSFDSVRRERTWPDDLVGRLHLLSEAFASALERKRMELSLAERLRFQRFLSSLSVRLSHVSAASLNEDIQDALRSIVAFLDVERAVLLELHESGVAGRSWTIDGPVDSARFPWLSLQLLGGDIVRVARIDELPVEAAEDRTSALTLGLESFVALPLRAGKTLVGGLVLGTFVSGATERAELLERVSLVGEVVANALERAHAEREVGRLRQELAHIGRVSALGELSASLAHELNQPLTAILNNAHVAQQLLEADVPNVGELREILADIVADDQRAAKVISRLRALLKKGELDHAPLDLNDIVREVAELVRSDMGVRHVSLTLDLAADLPRVRGDRVQLQQVVLNIVLNGLEAMSGPHERGHALVVRTARAGTAAVKVAIADEGKGIDTGDVDRLFQPLYTTKPEGLGMGLAIARTIVDAHGGELRAFNNPDGGATFEFSLPVDTQPVPRHGT, encoded by the coding sequence GTGGGCCTGCCGTGGCACCTTGGGGTCGACGTGCCCGTGGTCGTCCTCGGGACCGTCCTCATTCTCTGGCTCCTGCGCCACCGCGCGGTGAGCCGTCACGCACAGCGTCTTCTGAAGGACCGTCTTCGGTTCGAGACACAGCTGTCGGAGCTCTCCGCGAAGCTCATTCACATCGAGGCCAGTGGCCTGGACGCGGCCCTCGAAGCCGCGCTGCGCCAGATGGTGACCTTCCTCGAGGCCGATCGCGGGAATCTCGACGAGTACCGCGACGGTGCCCACGGAATTCGCGTGTCGTGGGCCGAGCCGGACGTCGCGCCGCTTCCGGCGATCCTGGCGGTCGACCACCTCCTCTGGACGGCCGACACGCTGCGGCGCGGCGCCGTCGTCCGATTCTCTCGGACCGACGAGCTTCCCCCGGAGGCGACGATGGATCGGATGGGGTACGAGCGTCTGGGAACGCGCTCCCACCTGTCGATCCCGTTGCAGGCCGGTGGCCCGGTCCTGGGGGTCCTCTCGTTCGACTCCGTTCGCCGTGAACGGACGTGGCCGGACGATCTCGTCGGCCGCCTCCACCTGCTGAGCGAGGCCTTCGCCAGTGCCCTGGAGCGGAAGCGGATGGAGCTGTCGCTCGCCGAGCGGCTGCGCTTTCAGCGATTCCTGTCGTCCCTCTCCGTCCGGCTCAGCCATGTCTCGGCCGCCAGTCTCAACGAGGACATCCAGGATGCCTTGAGATCGATCGTCGCCTTCCTGGACGTGGAACGTGCGGTGCTACTCGAGCTCCACGAATCCGGCGTCGCCGGCCGCTCGTGGACCATCGATGGTCCGGTGGACTCCGCCCGCTTTCCGTGGCTGAGCCTCCAGCTGCTGGGCGGTGACATCGTCCGGGTAGCCCGGATCGACGAGCTTCCCGTCGAGGCCGCCGAGGATCGGACCAGCGCTCTGACACTCGGCCTCGAGTCCTTTGTGGCGCTGCCCTTGCGGGCCGGCAAGACCCTGGTTGGAGGGCTGGTGCTCGGCACCTTCGTCTCCGGGGCCACGGAGCGGGCCGAGCTACTGGAGCGAGTCTCCCTCGTCGGAGAAGTCGTGGCCAACGCCCTGGAGCGGGCACACGCGGAACGCGAGGTGGGGCGGCTCCGGCAGGAGCTGGCGCACATCGGCCGGGTCTCGGCCCTGGGCGAGCTCAGCGCATCGCTGGCCCACGAGCTGAACCAGCCCTTGACCGCGATTCTGAACAACGCCCACGTGGCCCAGCAACTCCTCGAGGCCGACGTTCCGAATGTCGGAGAGCTGCGCGAGATCCTGGCCGATATCGTCGCCGACGACCAGCGCGCCGCCAAGGTGATTTCCCGGCTGAGGGCGCTGCTCAAGAAGGGGGAGCTCGATCACGCGCCGCTCGACCTCAACGACATCGTCCGTGAAGTGGCCGAGCTCGTGCGAAGCGACATGGGCGTCCGGCACGTGTCCCTGACCCTGGATCTGGCTGCGGATCTGCCTCGAGTGCGGGGGGACCGCGTGCAGCTGCAACAGGTGGTCCTGAACATCGTCCTCAACGGCCTGGAGGCCATGAGCGGGCCCCACGAGCGTGGCCACGCCCTCGTGGTCCGGACGGCGAGGGCGGGCACCGCAGCGGTTAAGGTCGCGATCGCGGACGAGGGAAAGGGCATCGACACGGGAGACGTCGACCGCCTCTTCCAGCCACTCTATACCACCAAGCCCGAAGGGCTGGGCATGGGCCTCGCCATCGCCCGCACCATCGTCGATGCGCACGGCGGCGAGCTTCGGGCGTTCAACAACCCCGACGGGGGCGCCACCTTCGAGTTCTCACTGCCGGTCGATACGCAGCCGGTGCCGCGACACGGGACCTAA
- a CDS encoding GlsB/YeaQ/YmgE family stress response membrane protein, translated as MKFPIFMMWVPVGLIAGGLARPVMRTGGYGLIADLALGLAGSLIGGLLFLVFDTSLEVGWPTMCVGTFVGAASVIAGQRWWCAHA; from the coding sequence ATGAAGTTCCCGATCTTCATGATGTGGGTGCCCGTGGGATTGATAGCCGGTGGGCTGGCCCGTCCAGTCATGAGGACGGGTGGCTACGGGCTGATCGCCGACCTGGCCCTCGGTCTCGCCGGGAGCCTCATCGGGGGCTTGCTCTTTCTCGTCTTCGACACGTCGCTGGAAGTGGGGTGGCCCACGATGTGCGTCGGGACGTTTGTCGGGGCGGCCAGCGTGATCGCCGGTCAGAGGTGGTGGTGTGCGCACGCGTAA
- a CDS encoding Crp/Fnr family transcriptional regulator: protein MGRKPTAHFDAKAFLTKASTGRSVSVYRKKQVVFVQGDPADAVFYLEKGQIKLTVVSERGKSAIVAMLGRGDFFGEGCLAGQPVRMATASAMTEVSVVRIDKQAMIALLHERSIFSERFMAHLLARNVRFEEDLVDQLFNSSEKRLARVLLLLARFGKEGKIEPVIPKISQEVLAEMVGTTRPRISGFMNKFRKLGFIEYNGGLHIHSSLLNVLLHG, encoded by the coding sequence ATGGGACGCAAGCCGACGGCACACTTCGACGCGAAGGCGTTCCTGACGAAGGCCAGCACGGGACGATCGGTCTCGGTGTATCGCAAGAAGCAGGTGGTCTTCGTACAAGGAGATCCGGCGGATGCCGTGTTTTACCTCGAGAAGGGTCAGATCAAGCTCACGGTGGTCTCGGAACGGGGGAAATCCGCGATCGTGGCCATGCTCGGACGCGGCGACTTCTTCGGCGAAGGCTGTCTGGCCGGCCAGCCCGTTCGCATGGCCACCGCGTCGGCGATGACCGAGGTGTCGGTCGTGCGAATCGACAAGCAAGCCATGATCGCGCTGCTGCATGAGCGGTCGATCTTCTCCGAGCGCTTCATGGCGCATCTGCTGGCGCGCAATGTGCGCTTCGAGGAAGACCTGGTCGATCAACTGTTCAACTCGAGCGAGAAGCGGTTGGCGCGGGTGCTCTTGCTGCTGGCCCGCTTTGGCAAGGAAGGGAAGATCGAGCCGGTGATTCCGAAGATCAGCCAAGAAGTCCTGGCCGAGATGGTCGGTACCACCCGACCTCGGATCAGCGGGTTCATGAACAAGTTCAGGAAGCTCGGCTTCATCGAGTACAACGGCGGCCTGCATATCCACAGCTCCCTACTCAACGTTCTCCTGCACGGGTAG